Proteins encoded by one window of Halosolutus amylolyticus:
- a CDS encoding CcmD family protein produces MEPFLLASYGAIFVALFAYILYMQRQLQRLERQLQDLR; encoded by the coding sequence ATGGAACCGTTCCTCCTCGCCAGTTACGGCGCGATATTCGTCGCGCTATTCGCGTACATCCTCTACATGCAGCGCCAATTACAGCGCCTCGAGCGACAACTGCAAGATCTCCGGTAG
- a CDS encoding metallophosphoesterase, translated as MIAIFSDTHSEGGHRLDGAALTAAREADTVIHAGDFTSSTALAAFQEECDALYAVHGNADSAAVRDRLPPARVVEAGGVRFAVTHRRDGGATGLAMFGRSRDADVVVSGHSHRPTIVETDDVLLVNPGSHAQPRGNRPGFVVLEERPADGPADDVRLTGELREPDGTVIESFEVRSRA; from the coding sequence ATGATCGCGATCTTCTCGGACACGCACAGCGAGGGCGGCCATCGACTCGACGGGGCGGCCCTGACTGCCGCACGGGAGGCCGACACCGTGATCCACGCGGGCGATTTCACCAGTTCGACGGCGCTGGCGGCGTTCCAGGAGGAGTGTGACGCCCTCTATGCCGTCCACGGCAACGCCGACAGCGCGGCGGTCCGGGACCGGTTGCCTCCTGCGCGGGTCGTCGAGGCGGGCGGCGTCCGGTTCGCAGTGACCCACCGGCGCGACGGCGGCGCGACCGGACTGGCGATGTTCGGCCGATCGCGGGACGCCGACGTCGTCGTCTCGGGCCACAGCCACCGGCCGACGATCGTCGAGACGGACGACGTGCTCCTGGTGAACCCCGGCAGTCACGCCCAGCCGCGCGGGAACCGACCGGGCTTTGTCGTCCTCGAGGAGCGTCCGGCGGACGGCCCCGCGGACGACGTTCGGCTCACCGGTGAACTTCGCGAACCGGACGGGACGGTCATCGAGTCGTTCGAGGTCCGATCGCGGGCGTAG
- a CDS encoding cation diffusion facilitator family transporter, whose product MASSTSVVLAALFANGAIAILKFGGFLLTGSPAMLSETYHSISDTGNQVFLLVGIKYGAQEANRSHPFGHGKAQFFYSLLVSVMLFGIAGWESARHGYSALREGGVHRASEDVTLLGATFDPVYVNYAVLLGAIAFESYALWKAYQGMSRQMDEHGWTSFREAFHKTSDVTTLTALTEDTIALAGAGIALFGVYLTRTTGNPTYDAGAALVIGVMLMGFALALAWENKRLILGESLPKADENELRSIVAEWDGVTELVDFRTVYFGPEQLLVTADVRFESALDAAAIDERITEMELALTDHDDQIEKSYIEPETRSP is encoded by the coding sequence ATGGCAAGCAGTACCTCCGTCGTTCTCGCCGCGCTGTTCGCCAACGGCGCGATCGCGATCCTCAAGTTCGGCGGCTTCCTCCTCACCGGGAGTCCCGCGATGCTGTCGGAGACGTACCACTCGATCTCGGACACGGGCAATCAGGTCTTCCTGCTGGTCGGGATCAAGTACGGCGCACAGGAGGCGAACCGGAGCCACCCGTTCGGGCACGGAAAGGCGCAGTTCTTCTACAGCCTGCTCGTGAGCGTCATGCTGTTCGGTATCGCCGGCTGGGAGAGCGCCCGCCACGGCTACAGCGCGCTCCGGGAGGGCGGCGTCCACCGGGCCAGCGAGGACGTCACGCTGCTCGGCGCGACGTTCGACCCGGTGTACGTCAACTACGCCGTGTTGCTCGGCGCGATCGCTTTCGAATCCTACGCGCTCTGGAAGGCCTACCAGGGAATGAGCCGCCAGATGGACGAGCACGGCTGGACCTCCTTCCGCGAGGCGTTCCACAAGACCAGCGACGTGACGACCCTGACCGCGCTCACCGAGGACACGATCGCGCTCGCCGGTGCCGGGATCGCCCTCTTCGGGGTCTACCTCACCCGGACTACCGGGAACCCGACGTACGACGCCGGTGCCGCGCTCGTCATCGGCGTCATGCTCATGGGCTTTGCCCTCGCGCTCGCCTGGGAGAACAAGCGGCTCATCCTCGGCGAGAGCCTCCCGAAAGCCGACGAGAACGAACTCCGCTCGATCGTCGCCGAGTGGGACGGCGTCACCGAACTCGTCGACTTCCGGACGGTATACTTCGGGCCCGAACAGTTGCTCGTGACCGCCGACGTGCGGTTCGAGTCCGCCCTCGACGCGGCGGCGATCGACGAGCGCATCACCGAGATGGAACTCGCGCTGACGGACCACGACGACCAGATCGAGAAGAGCTACATCGAACCCGAGACTCGATCGCCGTAG
- a CDS encoding 2'-5' RNA ligase family protein has translation MYSVNVPVPGRVRELAADLYPSLVGFDSVREEHSCLLKRLGDADHVAQLQHRAHRALEGAPAVEAEITGIDYFADPPLGSAPVVYLAVESPGLERIHADLTDSFETIDGLEGSDYVPHVTLARGGDRETAARLADREIEPIRWTVTELEFWDGTYKLPVSRVRLPA, from the coding sequence GTGTACAGCGTCAACGTTCCGGTCCCCGGGCGCGTTCGCGAACTCGCCGCCGACCTCTACCCCTCGCTGGTCGGGTTCGACAGCGTCCGCGAGGAGCACTCGTGTCTGCTCAAGCGACTCGGCGACGCCGACCACGTCGCCCAGCTCCAGCACCGCGCCCACCGCGCGCTCGAGGGGGCACCCGCCGTCGAAGCCGAGATCACCGGCATCGACTACTTCGCCGACCCGCCGCTCGGCTCGGCCCCCGTCGTCTACCTCGCCGTCGAGAGCCCCGGCCTCGAGCGGATCCACGCCGACCTGACCGACAGCTTCGAGACGATCGACGGGCTCGAAGGGAGCGACTACGTCCCCCACGTCACGCTGGCCCGTGGCGGCGACCGCGAGACCGCGGCACGACTCGCCGATCGGGAGATCGAGCCGATCCGGTGGACCGTCACCGAACTCGAGTTCTGGGACGGGACCTACAAGCTGCCGGTGAGCCGGGTTCGACTCCCCGCCTGA
- a CDS encoding C45 family autoproteolytic acyltransferase/hydolase: MDASDVDASPDSNGEPIPAVESFAAQARRRAEAEREVVEWAIDELESLIAARDVDLEPLLEYAEESQSSLPDRHRRAYETMADAFDVDRDLYAVYALAYSDLCEELAEGDGRSERHPNGCTNALVSPAAADATGSLVLKNRDIAGRGTRPKSIVEQPPIDDYYGFLTVDTCGTVMVFKGVNDRGLVAANTYIDANREDLDPGEQLRNGTAIRRLLEECTSVEEARSLLESYPTRRLMAQTLFLADGTDAALLEVDPAAERIAVDDDRVVVRTNHFVDGASTVTESSKRRRDRARALLAGESGDRLDRDDLWAVAADHANGPGDDSICRHPEPETDDPHAFGQLTTASAAVFEGGSPEIEVVMGNPCERDRTRVSFGEAVPPAFRTGRQWLDRVRAT; this comes from the coding sequence ATGGACGCATCCGACGTCGACGCGAGTCCGGACTCGAACGGGGAACCGATTCCAGCGGTCGAGTCGTTCGCCGCGCAGGCGCGCCGCCGGGCAGAGGCTGAGCGCGAGGTCGTCGAGTGGGCGATCGACGAACTCGAATCCCTGATCGCCGCACGCGACGTCGACCTCGAACCGCTGCTCGAGTACGCCGAGGAGAGCCAGTCGAGTCTCCCGGATCGGCACCGACGCGCGTACGAGACGATGGCCGACGCCTTCGACGTCGATCGCGACCTGTACGCGGTGTACGCGCTCGCCTACTCGGACCTGTGCGAAGAACTGGCCGAGGGTGACGGCCGATCGGAGCGGCACCCGAACGGATGTACGAACGCCCTCGTCTCGCCGGCGGCCGCCGACGCGACCGGCTCGCTCGTGCTCAAAAATCGCGACATCGCGGGCCGAGGGACGCGCCCGAAGTCGATCGTCGAACAGCCCCCGATCGATGACTACTACGGGTTCCTGACGGTCGACACCTGCGGGACCGTCATGGTGTTCAAGGGGGTCAACGATCGAGGACTGGTCGCGGCCAACACCTACATCGACGCCAACCGGGAGGATCTCGACCCGGGCGAGCAACTCCGGAACGGGACCGCGATTCGGCGGCTTCTGGAGGAGTGTACCTCCGTCGAGGAGGCCCGATCCCTGCTCGAGTCGTACCCGACGCGCCGACTGATGGCCCAGACGCTGTTCCTGGCCGACGGGACGGACGCCGCGTTGCTCGAGGTCGATCCTGCGGCCGAACGGATCGCCGTCGACGACGATCGGGTAGTCGTCCGGACGAACCACTTCGTGGACGGGGCCTCGACCGTGACGGAGAGTTCGAAACGGCGACGCGATCGGGCCAGGGCGCTCCTCGCTGGTGAGAGCGGGGACCGACTCGACCGGGACGACCTGTGGGCCGTCGCGGCGGATCACGCGAACGGCCCCGGCGACGACTCGATCTGTCGCCACCCGGAACCCGAGACGGACGACCCCCACGCGTTCGGTCAGTTGACCACGGCCAGCGCGGCGGTCTTCGAGGGTGGATCGCCGGAGATCGAGGTCGTGATGGGTAACCCGTGCGAGCGCGATCGGACGCGGGTGTCGTTTGGCGAGGCCGTCCCGCCCGCGTTCCGGACGGGACGGCAGTGGCTCGATCGGGTTCGCGCCACGTAG
- a CDS encoding ATP-dependent DNA helicase, with the protein MSDTGGYMRFFPYERPYENQREAMDRIHNTLVRGQDVLFEGACGTGKTLSSLVPALEVAREQDKTVVITTNVHQQMRQFVAEARAITREEDIRAIVFKGKSSMCHIDVGYEECQALRDNTRAVVDAERDREQLERRQRELLAESQEGDGGAADARSAVMDELESIEERLEDLEEQNVCDYYRNNLTGDTDDFFAWLFDDVRTPGEIYEYAEKQEFCGYELLKEGIEGVDLVVCNYHHLLDGVIREQFFRWLGRDPEDVIAVFDEAHNVEDAAREHATRTCSERTLDSALDELAETDDPRSEDAANVLSAFHRALVETYEDSFGFGDREQVGENWTDVPIANEGRRDDLTLAFLQRYSGRGIEDDLEAAMNLGQDLDEEYEEAYREGETATRTECQTLEAAAFVSAWLNEGSKEGLYPVVSVTRDAGTDEVYGRAELYSCLPRQVTGRLFDDVYATVLMSATLQPFDVTENVLGLEDPVTMAYGLQFPEDRRRTYAVETPPLFSSDRDDPDVQETVTGTIHDAVRMTPGNTLAFFPNYGEAKRYADRLEGRAEATVYLDEPGVAVEDLRREFVASDHAVLCTSLWGTLAEGVSFDGDDAETVLVVGVPYPHLDDRAEAVQEAYDAAFEGTDTGWRYAVEIPTVRKTRQALGRVIRSPEDVGVRALLDRRYSREAKSDLGKYSVNGTFPHEEREELLDIDPGKLKFAMLNFYADHDAYEGDPPAP; encoded by the coding sequence GTGTCCGACACAGGCGGGTACATGCGGTTCTTCCCATACGAGCGGCCCTACGAGAACCAGCGCGAGGCGATGGACCGCATCCACAACACCCTCGTCCGCGGTCAGGACGTGCTGTTCGAGGGGGCCTGCGGCACGGGGAAAACGCTCTCGTCGCTCGTCCCCGCGCTCGAGGTCGCCCGCGAACAGGACAAGACGGTCGTCATCACGACGAACGTCCACCAGCAGATGCGCCAGTTCGTCGCCGAGGCCCGCGCGATCACCCGGGAGGAGGACATTCGGGCGATCGTCTTCAAGGGCAAGTCCTCGATGTGTCACATCGACGTCGGCTACGAGGAGTGCCAGGCGCTTCGGGACAACACCCGGGCCGTCGTCGACGCCGAACGCGATCGGGAGCAACTCGAGCGCCGCCAGCGCGAACTCCTCGCGGAGAGCCAGGAGGGCGACGGCGGCGCGGCCGACGCCCGCAGTGCCGTCATGGACGAACTCGAGTCGATCGAGGAGCGCCTCGAGGACCTGGAAGAGCAGAACGTCTGTGACTACTACCGGAACAACCTGACGGGGGACACGGACGATTTCTTCGCCTGGCTGTTCGACGACGTCCGCACGCCCGGCGAGATTTACGAGTACGCCGAGAAACAGGAGTTCTGCGGCTACGAACTCTTAAAGGAGGGGATCGAAGGCGTCGATCTGGTCGTCTGTAACTACCACCACCTGTTAGACGGCGTCATCCGCGAGCAGTTCTTCCGGTGGCTCGGCCGCGATCCCGAGGACGTGATCGCCGTCTTCGACGAGGCCCACAACGTCGAGGACGCCGCCCGCGAACACGCGACCCGGACCTGCTCGGAGCGGACGCTCGACTCCGCGCTGGACGAACTCGCCGAGACGGACGATCCCCGCTCCGAGGACGCGGCGAACGTCCTCTCCGCGTTCCACCGCGCGCTCGTCGAGACCTACGAGGATTCGTTCGGCTTCGGCGATCGCGAACAGGTGGGCGAGAACTGGACGGACGTCCCGATCGCCAACGAAGGCCGCCGGGACGACCTCACACTGGCGTTCCTGCAACGCTACTCCGGGCGGGGGATCGAAGACGACCTCGAGGCCGCGATGAACCTCGGCCAGGACCTCGACGAGGAGTACGAGGAGGCCTACCGCGAGGGCGAGACGGCAACGCGGACGGAGTGTCAGACCCTGGAGGCGGCGGCGTTCGTCAGCGCGTGGCTGAACGAGGGCTCGAAGGAGGGACTCTACCCCGTCGTCTCGGTCACTCGCGACGCGGGCACGGACGAGGTGTACGGCCGGGCGGAACTCTACTCCTGTCTCCCGCGGCAGGTCACGGGACGGCTGTTCGACGACGTGTACGCGACGGTCCTGATGAGCGCCACGCTCCAGCCGTTCGACGTCACCGAGAACGTGCTGGGCCTCGAGGACCCCGTCACGATGGCCTACGGCCTCCAGTTCCCCGAGGACCGGCGACGGACCTACGCCGTCGAGACGCCGCCGCTGTTCTCGTCCGATCGGGACGACCCCGACGTCCAGGAGACGGTCACCGGGACGATCCACGACGCCGTCCGCATGACGCCCGGCAACACGCTCGCCTTCTTCCCCAACTACGGCGAGGCGAAGCGCTACGCCGATCGGCTCGAGGGGCGGGCCGAGGCGACGGTCTACCTCGACGAACCCGGCGTCGCCGTCGAGGACCTCCGCCGGGAGTTCGTCGCGAGCGACCACGCCGTGCTGTGTACCTCGCTGTGGGGGACGCTGGCGGAGGGCGTGAGCTTCGACGGCGACGACGCCGAGACGGTGCTGGTCGTCGGCGTTCCCTACCCGCACCTCGACGATCGCGCGGAGGCGGTCCAGGAGGCCTACGACGCGGCCTTCGAGGGGACCGACACCGGCTGGCGGTACGCCGTCGAGATCCCGACCGTTCGCAAGACGCGACAGGCGCTCGGCCGGGTCATCCGCTCGCCCGAGGACGTCGGCGTTCGCGCGCTACTCGATCGGCGCTACTCGCGAGAGGCGAAGTCGGACCTGGGGAAGTACAGCGTCAACGGCACCTTCCCGCACGAGGAGCGCGAGGAACTGCTCGACATCGACCCCGGGAAACTGAAGTTCGCGATGCTGAACTTCTACGCCGATCACGACGCCTACGAGGGCGACCCGCCGGCACCGTGA
- a CDS encoding universal stress protein, with amino-acid sequence MAVLVAYDGSAPAQKAAERAFSEYADEEIILLRVVEAADGSTGAGIELAKDFFGKRKEEASEDFQEEVTDLAGADDVDFRTEIAVGNPAREVVRYAEEHDVDLIIVGNHGRSGVSRVLLGSVAEKIVRRAPVPVTVVR; translated from the coding sequence ATGGCAGTACTCGTCGCGTACGACGGTTCCGCGCCAGCACAGAAGGCGGCAGAGCGAGCGTTCAGCGAGTATGCGGACGAGGAGATCATTCTGCTCCGCGTCGTCGAAGCGGCCGACGGTTCGACGGGTGCAGGGATCGAACTCGCGAAGGACTTCTTCGGGAAACGAAAGGAAGAGGCCTCCGAGGACTTCCAGGAGGAGGTCACGGACCTCGCCGGTGCCGACGACGTCGACTTCCGGACCGAAATCGCCGTCGGAAATCCCGCTCGCGAGGTCGTTCGGTACGCCGAGGAGCACGACGTCGACCTCATCATCGTCGGCAACCACGGCCGATCGGGCGTCTCACGGGTCTTGCTCGGGAGCGTCGCCGAGAAGATCGTCCGTCGAGCCCCCGTTCCGGTTACCGTCGTCCGCTGA
- a CDS encoding aminopeptidase, whose product MDPRIREHAEIIANHSVDLEEGDNVVVDAHPVAEDLVVALHEVIGDRGANPITTSQRTGKRQQRAYLRAGDDEYETPEHELALIENTDVYIAIRASDNVTQTSDVDPETQSAYQQAQRPILDERLSKRWCLTQFPAPANAQLAEMSTEGYENFVWDAVNKDWDAQREHQEHMVEIMDPAEEIRIKSGDTTDVTMSIDGNPTINDHGEHNLPGGEVFTAPQPDSVEGEVLFDMPLYHQGREITDVYLEFEGGEVVQHSAAKNEDVLTEVLNTDDGARRLGELGIGMNRDIDQFTYNMLFDEKMGDTVHMAVGRAYDDTVGEGNEANDSAVHVDMIVDMSDDSFIEIDGERVQEDGTFVFEE is encoded by the coding sequence ATGGACCCACGCATCCGTGAGCACGCCGAGATCATCGCCAACCACTCGGTCGACCTCGAGGAAGGGGACAACGTCGTCGTCGACGCCCATCCCGTCGCCGAGGACCTCGTCGTCGCGCTCCACGAGGTGATCGGCGATCGAGGGGCGAACCCGATCACGACGAGCCAGCGCACCGGGAAACGCCAGCAGCGGGCGTATCTCCGCGCCGGGGACGACGAGTACGAGACGCCCGAGCACGAACTCGCGCTCATCGAGAACACGGACGTCTACATCGCCATCCGCGCGAGCGACAACGTCACCCAGACCAGCGACGTCGATCCCGAGACCCAGTCGGCCTACCAGCAGGCCCAGCGGCCGATTCTGGATGAACGGCTCTCGAAGCGCTGGTGTCTCACGCAGTTCCCCGCGCCGGCGAACGCCCAGCTCGCGGAGATGAGCACGGAGGGGTACGAGAACTTCGTCTGGGACGCCGTCAACAAGGACTGGGACGCCCAGCGCGAACACCAGGAGCACATGGTCGAGATCATGGATCCCGCCGAGGAGATCCGCATCAAGAGCGGCGACACGACCGACGTGACGATGTCGATCGACGGCAACCCGACGATCAACGACCACGGGGAGCACAACCTCCCCGGCGGCGAGGTCTTCACCGCGCCCCAGCCCGACAGCGTCGAGGGCGAGGTGCTGTTCGACATGCCGCTGTACCACCAGGGCCGGGAGATCACCGACGTCTACCTCGAGTTCGAGGGCGGCGAGGTCGTCCAGCACTCGGCGGCGAAAAACGAGGACGTCCTGACCGAAGTCCTGAACACGGACGACGGAGCCCGCCGACTGGGCGAACTGGGCATCGGGATGAACCGCGACATCGACCAGTTCACCTACAACATGCTGTTCGACGAGAAGATGGGCGACACCGTCCACATGGCTGTCGGCCGCGCCTACGACGATACCGTCGGCGAGGGCAACGAGGCCAACGACTCCGCCGTCCACGTGGACATGATCGTCGACATGAGCGACGATTCGTTCATCGAGATCGACGGCGAGCGCGTTCAGGAGGACGGAACGTTCGTCTTCGAGGAATAG
- a CDS encoding cytochrome c biogenesis protein, with protein MWSRFIRWGAFVLGLTSLTLIFGFASRAMYGIDHGINLIAYWHIPLAFLTAGALSATFVGSVLYLKYEGRFWNRLAHSGGEIGFLFATLTLVTGSLWGRVVWNSWWEWSDVRLITFLMVWFIYAGYLVVYASTERGADERFAAVYGTVAFITVPITYTAGRLWTPTFHEPTVANPDVSANIDPLTLGISLLALGLLYIYLMAIRIRLHELEDRVAFKKEEVA; from the coding sequence TTCGATGGGGCGCTTTCGTTCTCGGTTTGACGTCGTTAACTCTCATATTCGGATTCGCCTCCCGAGCGATGTATGGCATCGATCACGGTATCAACCTCATCGCCTACTGGCACATTCCGCTCGCGTTTCTGACTGCCGGCGCGCTCTCTGCGACGTTCGTCGGGAGTGTGCTCTATCTCAAGTACGAGGGCCGATTCTGGAACCGGCTCGCACACAGCGGCGGTGAGATCGGATTTCTGTTCGCAACGCTGACGCTCGTTACGGGAAGCCTGTGGGGACGCGTCGTCTGGAACTCGTGGTGGGAGTGGAGTGACGTTCGACTCATCACGTTTCTCATGGTCTGGTTCATCTACGCGGGATATCTCGTCGTGTACGCCTCGACCGAACGCGGGGCCGACGAACGATTCGCGGCAGTCTACGGAACGGTCGCGTTCATCACCGTTCCGATCACCTACACTGCTGGCCGTCTCTGGACGCCGACCTTTCACGAACCGACCGTGGCGAACCCCGACGTGAGTGCAAACATCGACCCGCTGACGCTCGGCATCTCGTTGCTCGCACTGGGGCTGCTCTATATCTACCTGATGGCGATTCGTATCCGCCTGCACGAACTCGAGGACAGAGTCGCCTTCAAAAAAGAGGAGGTGGCGTAA
- a CDS encoding threonine aldolase family protein: MIDLRSDTVTKPDEAMREAAHTADVGDDVYGEDPTVTELETRAAEAVGMEAALYVPSGTMGNQIAARVHTDRGQEVLADRKSHVVKYELGGFAQHADLQVRMLDADRGVPSPDQVAAGYVAEDLHRPGTGLLCLENTHNARGGLAIDPDAIAAAAEAAHDRDLPVHLDGARLFNAATALDVPATEITAPVDSVMFCLSKGLGAPIGSVLAGSSEFVERARRTRKLFGGGMRQAGIVAAPGLRALENVDDLAIDHENARRLAAGLADVPGVTVRDPETNIVLADVSESGLETETVVDRLRERDVLANPMGPSTIRFCTHRDLSREDVDRALERIEAAIV, translated from the coding sequence ATGATCGATCTGCGATCGGACACGGTAACGAAACCCGACGAGGCGATGCGCGAGGCCGCTCACACCGCCGACGTCGGCGACGACGTCTACGGCGAGGATCCCACGGTGACCGAACTCGAAACCCGTGCGGCCGAGGCCGTCGGGATGGAGGCCGCGCTATACGTGCCGAGCGGGACGATGGGCAACCAGATCGCGGCGCGGGTCCACACCGATCGGGGTCAGGAGGTGCTGGCCGACCGCAAGAGCCACGTCGTGAAGTACGAACTCGGCGGCTTCGCCCAGCACGCCGACCTGCAGGTCCGGATGCTCGACGCCGATCGGGGCGTCCCGTCCCCGGACCAGGTCGCGGCCGGCTACGTCGCGGAAGACCTCCACCGGCCGGGAACCGGCCTGCTCTGTCTGGAGAACACCCACAACGCCCGCGGCGGCCTCGCGATCGACCCCGACGCGATCGCCGCCGCGGCCGAGGCGGCCCACGATCGCGACCTGCCGGTACACCTCGACGGGGCGCGGCTGTTCAACGCGGCGACGGCGCTGGACGTGCCCGCGACCGAGATCACGGCCCCGGTCGACTCCGTCATGTTCTGTCTCTCGAAGGGGCTCGGGGCCCCGATCGGCTCCGTGCTCGCGGGGTCGAGCGAGTTCGTCGAACGGGCCCGCCGGACGCGAAAACTGTTCGGCGGCGGGATGCGACAGGCCGGGATCGTCGCCGCCCCCGGGTTACGGGCCCTCGAGAACGTCGACGACCTCGCGATCGATCACGAGAACGCCCGTCGACTCGCGGCCGGCCTCGCGGACGTTCCGGGCGTCACGGTCCGGGATCCCGAGACGAACATCGTCCTCGCGGACGTCTCGGAGTCGGGCCTCGAGACGGAGACGGTGGTCGATCGACTTCGCGAGCGGGACGTGCTGGCGAACCCGATGGGGCCGTCGACGATCCGCTTTTGCACTCACAGGGACCTTTCGCGCGAGGACGTCGACCGCGCGCTCGAACGGATCGAGGCGGCGATCGTCTGA
- a CDS encoding glutamate-cysteine ligase family protein, protein MKTSLEVEYWVVDDDGDLVPPETLLDVSDHVDPEFVEPMVEIKTTPCSSMAELRAEFVDRISRVVDAARQQDKRLVPLATPLNASPAEIPYREKAGTDLQRRIVGRAFDDARVCAGTHVHFEQSSVVDQLNALTAIDPAFALVNSSSHYRGERLLACARPYLYRRCCYETCPEQGQLWPYVASVDEWENRLETAYDGFRERALDRGVDEATFDAEFDPYDAVWTPVRLRDAFPTVEWRSPDATLPSEILRLAGDVRSIVTDATDHGTVVAGADAAPSDDAVSLPSFETVDRTTDTAIHDGVADPAVRDYLRMFDITAADYDPLADRHPDERLSKRRACRLRLRAADRLEADLTRHVARA, encoded by the coding sequence ATGAAAACTAGCCTCGAAGTAGAGTACTGGGTCGTCGACGACGACGGTGATCTGGTACCGCCCGAAACACTGCTCGACGTCTCCGATCACGTCGATCCCGAGTTCGTCGAGCCGATGGTAGAAATCAAGACCACGCCCTGTTCGTCCATGGCCGAACTCCGCGCGGAGTTCGTCGATCGAATCAGTCGGGTCGTCGACGCGGCACGACAGCAGGACAAACGGCTCGTTCCGCTGGCGACACCTCTCAACGCCTCACCCGCGGAGATTCCGTACCGCGAGAAAGCCGGGACCGACCTGCAGCGACGCATCGTCGGGCGGGCGTTCGACGACGCACGCGTCTGTGCCGGGACGCACGTCCACTTCGAACAGTCTAGCGTCGTCGACCAGCTCAACGCGCTGACCGCGATCGATCCCGCGTTCGCCCTCGTCAACAGCTCCTCGCACTACCGGGGCGAGCGCCTCCTCGCGTGCGCCCGGCCCTACCTCTATCGACGCTGTTGTTACGAGACCTGTCCCGAGCAGGGCCAGCTCTGGCCCTACGTCGCAAGCGTCGACGAATGGGAGAACCGACTCGAGACGGCCTACGACGGCTTCCGCGAGCGTGCCCTCGATCGAGGCGTCGACGAGGCGACGTTCGACGCGGAATTCGACCCCTACGACGCGGTCTGGACGCCGGTCCGGCTGCGGGACGCGTTCCCGACGGTCGAGTGGCGATCGCCCGATGCAACCCTGCCGAGCGAGATCCTCCGGCTCGCCGGCGACGTTCGATCGATCGTCACCGACGCAACCGATCACGGCACGGTCGTCGCCGGGGCTGACGCGGCGCCGAGCGACGATGCCGTGTCACTCCCCTCGTTCGAGACGGTCGATCGGACCACCGACACCGCCATTCACGACGGTGTCGCCGATCCGGCCGTTCGCGACTACCTGCGGATGTTCGACATTACGGCGGCGGACTACGACCCGCTCGCCGATCGACATCCCGACGAGCGACTCTCGAAGCGCCGGGCCTGCCGGTTGCGGCTCCGAGCAGCCGATCGGCTCGAGGCGGACCTCACCCGGCACGTCGCCCGCGCCTGA
- a CDS encoding DUF7554 family protein gives MLDSRGELEVETLLKIVLGLVAVLLVLEILGAVLGMIAWVVRLATPLILLGIGVLLVLWFFDRV, from the coding sequence ATGCTCGACTCCCGTGGCGAACTCGAGGTCGAAACGCTCCTGAAGATCGTCCTCGGACTGGTCGCCGTCCTTCTAGTGCTCGAGATTCTCGGTGCAGTCCTCGGCATGATCGCCTGGGTCGTTCGGCTGGCGACGCCGCTGATCCTCCTGGGAATCGGCGTGCTCCTCGTCCTGTGGTTCTTCGATCGGGTGTGA